A DNA window from Bacteroides cellulosilyticus contains the following coding sequences:
- a CDS encoding V-type ATP synthase subunit D — MAIKFQYNKTSLQQLEKQLKVRVRTLPIIKNKESALRMEVKRCKSEAAALDEKLEREIQAYEAMFALWNEFDSSLIKVSDVHLGVKKIAGVRVPLLENVDFEIRPYSLFNAPKWYADGIHLLKVLAQTAIEREFIVAKLGLLEHARKKTTQKVNLFEKVQIPGYQDALRKIKRFMEDEENLSKSSQKIMKSHQESRKEAEA; from the coding sequence GTGGCTATAAAGTTTCAATATAATAAAACTTCCCTCCAGCAGTTGGAAAAGCAACTGAAAGTGCGGGTACGTACACTCCCTATTATCAAGAATAAGGAGAGCGCACTACGCATGGAAGTGAAGCGCTGCAAATCAGAAGCTGCCGCGCTGGATGAGAAGTTGGAACGGGAAATCCAGGCCTACGAAGCGATGTTCGCCCTTTGGAATGAGTTTGACTCCTCATTGATAAAGGTGAGCGATGTACATCTCGGCGTGAAGAAGATTGCCGGTGTACGGGTGCCGCTGCTCGAAAACGTTGATTTCGAAATACGCCCCTACAGCCTGTTCAATGCTCCCAAATGGTATGCCGACGGCATACATTTGCTCAAGGTGTTGGCACAGACGGCTATCGAACGGGAGTTTATCGTCGCCAAACTGGGCTTGCTGGAACATGCACGTAAGAAGACTACCCAAAAGGTAAACCTCTTTGAGAAAGTGCAGATTCCAGGCTATCAGGATGCTCTGCGAAAGATCAAGCGCTTCATGGAAGACGAGGAAAATCTCTCCAAGTCATCGCAGAAAATCATGAAATCCCATCAAGAGAGTAGGAAGGAGGCAGAAGCATGA
- a CDS encoding V-type ATP synthase subunit I, which translates to MITKMKKLTFLVYHKEYEVFLNGVRELGVVHVAEKQQGVADNVELQDSIRLSSRLQATLKMLHGLGEAKETTPASAARGLEVLDEVDVLQSEKTKLQQQLQNYQKEKAALEPWGDFEPESLNLLHDAGFTVNFYCCSEGSYDEIWEETYNAMIINRVSSRIYFITVTKNEVEVDLDAEQIKLPPYSLTRVQILCQETEQALADNDQKLAVLAEKEQPSLQAALKEVNTEIEFSQVILNTEATAGEKLMLLQGWAPASKEKEIAAWLDEQHIYYEITNPTPEDNVPIQLNNKGFFAWFEPICKLYMLPKYSELDLTPFFAPFFMVFFGLCLGDSGYGLFLFLAATLYRMFAKNISATMKPILSLVQILAASTFFCGMLTGTFFGVSLYDINIPFLQYMKEHLFMDNNAMFQLSLILGVVQILFGMILKAVNQAIQFGFKYAVATIGWIVLLISCGVGFLLPEVMPLGGTVHLCILGVAAVMIFLFNSPGKNVFMNIGLGLWDSYNMATGLLGDVLSYVRLFALGLSGGILAGVFNSLAVGMSPDNVIVGPIVMVLIFVIGHAINMFMNVLGAMVHPMRLTFVEFFKNSGYEGGGKEYKPFKK; encoded by the coding sequence ATGATTACAAAAATGAAGAAGCTCACATTCCTTGTATATCATAAGGAGTACGAGGTATTTCTGAACGGAGTGCGCGAACTTGGAGTAGTGCACGTGGCTGAAAAACAGCAGGGAGTAGCTGATAATGTAGAGTTGCAGGACAGCATCCGGCTTTCTTCGCGTTTGCAGGCAACATTGAAAATGCTGCATGGCTTGGGCGAAGCGAAGGAAACTACACCCGCTTCTGCTGCCCGCGGGCTGGAAGTGCTGGACGAAGTGGATGTGCTGCAAAGTGAAAAGACGAAGCTGCAACAACAGCTGCAAAACTATCAGAAGGAGAAAGCCGCCCTGGAACCCTGGGGTGATTTCGAGCCTGAAAGTCTGAATCTTCTGCATGATGCCGGCTTTACGGTAAACTTTTACTGTTGCTCGGAAGGTAGCTATGACGAGATTTGGGAAGAAACTTATAATGCGATGATTATCAATCGTGTATCCTCACGTATCTATTTCATTACTGTAACTAAGAATGAAGTGGAAGTAGATTTGGATGCAGAGCAGATAAAGTTACCTCCTTATTCATTGACCCGTGTGCAGATACTTTGTCAGGAGACTGAACAGGCTTTGGCGGACAATGACCAAAAGCTGGCTGTGCTTGCTGAGAAGGAGCAACCTTCATTACAAGCAGCCTTGAAAGAGGTGAACACTGAAATAGAGTTTTCTCAGGTGATATTGAACACAGAGGCTACAGCGGGAGAAAAGCTGATGTTGCTGCAAGGTTGGGCGCCGGCTTCCAAAGAAAAGGAAATTGCCGCATGGCTGGATGAACAGCATATCTATTATGAGATTACGAATCCGACACCGGAAGATAATGTGCCTATCCAATTGAACAATAAGGGTTTCTTTGCCTGGTTTGAACCGATATGCAAACTCTACATGCTTCCGAAATACAGTGAATTGGATCTGACGCCGTTCTTTGCACCGTTCTTTATGGTGTTCTTCGGGTTGTGTCTGGGTGACTCCGGTTACGGATTGTTCCTGTTCCTTGCCGCTACGCTGTACCGTATGTTCGCCAAGAATATCAGTGCAACGATGAAGCCGATTCTTTCATTGGTACAGATATTGGCTGCCTCTACATTCTTCTGTGGAATGCTGACGGGTACGTTCTTCGGAGTGAGCCTCTATGACATTAACATACCTTTCTTGCAGTATATGAAGGAGCATTTGTTCATGGATAATAATGCCATGTTCCAGTTGTCACTGATACTCGGTGTGGTTCAGATTCTCTTCGGTATGATACTGAAAGCAGTCAATCAGGCGATACAGTTCGGCTTTAAGTATGCCGTAGCCACTATCGGTTGGATTGTGTTGCTGATATCCTGCGGAGTAGGATTCCTGTTGCCCGAAGTGATGCCGTTGGGTGGTACGGTACATCTGTGCATTCTTGGTGTGGCTGCCGTTATGATATTTCTCTTCAACAGTCCCGGTAAGAACGTGTTTATGAATATCGGATTGGGTTTGTGGGATTCTTACAACATGGCTACGGGTTTGCTGGGCGACGTGCTTTCGTATGTTCGTCTGTTTGCCCTCGGTCTGTCGGGAGGTATCCTTGCGGGAGTATTCAACAGTCTGGCTGTGGGCATGAGCCCTGACAATGTGATTGTCGGTCCGATTGTGATGGTACTGATATTCGTTATCGGACATGCCATTAACATGTTTATGAACGTACTGGGTGCGATGGTTCACCCCATGCGTTTGACTTTCGTGGAGTTCTTTAAGAATTCCGGTTACGAAGGAGGCGGAAAAGAATATAAGCCATTTAAAAAATAA
- a CDS encoding V-type ATP synthase subunit K has product MEMNLLIAYIGIAVMIGLSGIGSAYGVTIAGNAAIGALKKNDGAFGNFLVLTALPGTQGLYGFAGYFMFQTIFGILTPEMTGIQAAAILGAGIALGLVALFSAIRQGQVCANGIAAIGQGHDVFSNTLILAVFPELYAIVALAATFLIGSALVA; this is encoded by the coding sequence ATGGAAATGAACTTATTGATTGCCTACATCGGCATCGCAGTAATGATTGGTTTGTCTGGCATCGGTAGTGCCTATGGAGTGACGATTGCCGGTAACGCAGCTATCGGTGCTTTGAAGAAGAACGACGGTGCATTCGGAAACTTTCTCGTATTGACAGCACTTCCCGGTACGCAGGGTTTGTATGGTTTTGCCGGTTACTTTATGTTCCAGACTATTTTCGGTATCCTTACTCCTGAAATGACCGGCATCCAGGCAGCCGCTATTCTCGGTGCAGGTATCGCCTTGGGATTGGTTGCTTTGTTCTCAGCTATTCGCCAGGGACAGGTTTGTGCAAATGGTATCGCAGCTATCGGACAAGGTCACGATGTATTCAGCAATACATTGATCCTTGCCGTATTCCCGGAACTTTACGCTATCGTTGCTTTGGCTGCAACATTCTTGATTGGTAGCGCACTGGTTGCATAA
- a CDS encoding glycogen/starch synthase: protein MTKELLTPDYIFESSWEVCNKVGGIYTVLSTRANTLQAKFHDRLFFIGPDFWQGKENPLFIESDNLCVAWRKHATEQDNLSVRVGRWNIPGNPIVILVDFQPFFALKNEIYTEMWNHYQVDSLHAYGDYDEASMFSYAAGKVVESFYRYNLTETDKVIYQAHEWMTGMGALYLQTAVPEIATIFTTHATSIGRSIAGNNKPLYDYLFAYNGDQMAEELNMQSKHSIEKQTAHYVDCFTTVSEITNNECKELLDKPADVVLMNGFEDDFVPKGTTFTGKRKRARSIMLRVANCLMGTDMGDDTLIIGTSGRYEFKNKGIDVFLESLNRLNRDKNLEKNVLAFINVPGWVGDAREDLQQRLKSKEKFTTPLEVPLITHWLHNMTHDQVLDMLKYMGMSNRPEDKVKIIFVPCYLDGKDGIINKQYYDLILGEDLSVYPSYYEPWGYTPLESVAFHVPTVTTDLAGFGLWVNSLKNQHGIDDGVEVLHRSDYNYSEVADGIKDTISAFSAKTDAEVKNIRKRAGQVAEQALWKHFIEYYYEAYDFALRHAMERQLG from the coding sequence ATGACTAAAGAGCTGTTAACCCCCGACTACATCTTCGAGTCAAGCTGGGAAGTATGTAATAAGGTTGGAGGTATCTATACGGTTTTGTCCACGCGAGCAAATACCTTGCAGGCAAAATTTCATGATAGATTATTTTTTATAGGACCTGATTTTTGGCAGGGTAAAGAGAACCCTTTGTTTATCGAGTCCGATAATCTTTGTGTAGCATGGAGAAAGCATGCAACTGAGCAAGATAACCTTTCCGTCCGTGTAGGACGCTGGAACATTCCGGGCAATCCGATCGTTATATTGGTTGATTTCCAACCGTTTTTCGCACTGAAGAATGAAATATATACAGAAATGTGGAACCACTATCAGGTGGATTCACTGCATGCATACGGTGATTATGATGAAGCATCCATGTTTTCGTATGCAGCCGGAAAGGTGGTAGAGAGTTTTTATCGCTACAACCTGACGGAGACGGATAAAGTGATTTATCAGGCACATGAGTGGATGACCGGTATGGGAGCCCTCTACTTACAAACAGCTGTTCCTGAAATCGCTACGATATTTACCACACATGCCACGTCCATCGGACGTTCCATTGCAGGTAACAATAAGCCTCTTTACGATTATCTCTTCGCTTACAACGGCGATCAGATGGCGGAAGAGCTCAATATGCAATCCAAACACTCCATTGAAAAACAGACTGCGCACTATGTAGACTGTTTTACGACTGTGAGCGAAATCACGAACAACGAGTGCAAGGAATTGCTTGATAAGCCTGCCGATGTAGTGCTTATGAATGGTTTTGAAGATGATTTTGTACCCAAAGGGACTACGTTTACCGGAAAACGCAAACGTGCGAGATCTATCATGTTGCGCGTTGCCAATTGCCTGATGGGTACGGATATGGGTGATGATACGTTGATTATCGGTACCAGCGGTCGTTATGAGTTTAAGAACAAAGGCATAGATGTCTTCCTTGAATCACTGAATCGACTGAACCGTGATAAGAACCTGGAGAAGAATGTATTGGCATTCATCAATGTGCCGGGATGGGTAGGTGATGCCCGTGAAGACCTGCAACAGCGTCTCAAGAGCAAGGAGAAATTCACTACTCCGCTGGAAGTACCTTTGATTACTCACTGGCTGCACAACATGACGCATGATCAAGTGCTGGACATGCTGAAGTATATGGGTATGAGCAACCGTCCTGAGGATAAGGTGAAGATTATTTTTGTTCCCTGCTATCTCGACGGAAAAGATGGCATTATAAACAAGCAATATTACGATTTGATATTGGGAGAAGATCTTAGTGTCTATCCTTCATATTACGAACCTTGGGGCTATACCCCGCTGGAAAGTGTTGCTTTTCATGTTCCTACCGTCACGACCGACCTGGCAGGTTTCGGACTTTGGGTGAACAGCCTGAAGAACCAGCATGGCATCGATGATGGGGTAGAGGTACTTCACCGTTCGGATTACAACTATTCTGAAGTAGCTGACGGTATCAAAGACACCATTTCGGCATTCTCAGCAAAGACGGATGCAGAAGTGAAAAACATTCGCAAGCGTGCCGGGCAAGTGGCTGAGCAGGCTTTGTGGAAGCATTTTATTGAATATTATTATGAAGCCTATGATTTTGCCCTTCGTCATGCGATGGAGCGTCAGTTAGGTTAA
- a CDS encoding glycosyltransferase family 1 protein, with amino-acid sequence MKIKVSNVNTPNWKDVNVKSHVPAELEKLSELAHNIWWSWNYEATELFRDLDPALWKEVGHNPVLLLERMSYAKLEALANDKVILKRMNDVYAMFRTYMDVKPDQKRPSVAYFSMEYGLNQVLKIYSGGLGVLAGDYLKEASDSNVDLCAVGFLYRYGYFTQTLSMDGQQIANYEAQNFGQLPIERVMDENGNQVIVDVPYLDYFVHAFVWRVNVGRISLYLLDTDNEMNSEFDRPITHQLYGGDWENRLKQEILLGIGGILTLKKLGIKKDVYHCNEGHAALINVQRICDYVAEGLSYDQAIELVRASSLYTVHTPVPAGHDYFDEGLFGKYMGGYPAKMGISWDDLMDLGRNNPGDKGERFCMSIFACNTSQEVNGVSWLHGKVSQEMFSTIWKGYFPEEMHVGYVTNGVHFPTWSATEWKHLYAANFDENFLYDQSNPKIWEAIYNVPDEKIWETRMALKNKLIDYVRKQYRETWLKNQGDPSRIVSLMDKINPNALLIGFGRRFATYKRAHLLFTDLDRLAKIVNNPDYPVQFLFTGKAHPHDGAGQGLIKRIIEISRRPEFLGKIIFLENYDMQLARRLVSGVDIWLNTPTRPLEASGTSGEKALMNGVVNFSVLDGWWLEGYREGAGWALTEKRTYQNQEHQDQLDAATIYSILETEILPLYYARNKKGYSEGWVKTIKNSIAQIAPHYTMKRQLDDYYSKFYTKLAKRFSALSANDNAKAKEIAAWKEEVVSKWDSIEVVSYDKCEELLQATIESGKEYTITYVIDEKGLNDAIGLELVTTYTAGDGKQHVYSVEPFSVVKKEGNLYTFQVKHKLENAGSFKVSYRMFPKNSDLPHRQDFCYVRWFV; translated from the coding sequence ATGAAGATTAAAGTTAGTAATGTAAACACTCCGAACTGGAAAGATGTGAATGTGAAATCTCATGTTCCTGCCGAGTTGGAGAAATTGTCTGAATTGGCACACAACATTTGGTGGTCTTGGAACTATGAAGCTACTGAACTGTTTAGAGACCTTGACCCTGCTTTGTGGAAAGAAGTTGGTCATAACCCCGTCCTTCTGTTGGAAAGAATGAGTTATGCTAAACTCGAGGCGCTTGCAAATGACAAAGTAATTCTGAAGAGAATGAATGACGTCTATGCTATGTTCAGAACGTATATGGACGTGAAACCTGATCAGAAGCGCCCTTCCGTTGCTTATTTCAGCATGGAGTATGGTTTGAACCAGGTACTTAAGATATATTCTGGCGGTTTAGGTGTTCTTGCCGGCGACTACCTGAAAGAGGCTTCCGATAGCAATGTTGACCTTTGCGCAGTAGGATTCCTATATCGTTACGGTTATTTCACGCAGACCCTCTCTATGGATGGCCAGCAGATTGCCAACTACGAAGCTCAGAACTTCGGTCAGTTGCCCATCGAGCGAGTGATGGACGAGAATGGCAATCAGGTGATTGTAGATGTTCCTTATCTGGATTATTTTGTTCATGCTTTTGTATGGCGTGTAAACGTTGGACGTATTTCTCTCTATCTGTTGGATACGGATAATGAAATGAACAGCGAATTCGACCGTCCTATTACTCACCAACTCTATGGTGGTGACTGGGAAAACCGTTTGAAACAAGAAATATTGCTTGGTATCGGTGGTATCTTGACACTGAAGAAACTGGGTATCAAGAAAGATGTTTATCACTGTAACGAAGGACACGCAGCGTTGATCAACGTTCAGCGTATCTGTGATTATGTAGCTGAAGGCTTGTCTTACGACCAGGCTATCGAATTGGTGCGTGCTTCTTCACTGTACACTGTACATACTCCGGTTCCTGCTGGTCACGATTACTTCGACGAAGGTCTCTTCGGTAAGTATATGGGTGGTTATCCTGCTAAGATGGGTATCAGCTGGGACGACCTGATGGATCTTGGCCGTAACAATCCGGGCGACAAAGGCGAACGTTTCTGTATGTCGATTTTTGCTTGCAACACTTCACAGGAAGTGAATGGTGTAAGCTGGTTGCATGGAAAGGTTTCTCAGGAAATGTTCTCTACTATCTGGAAGGGCTATTTCCCTGAAGAAATGCATGTGGGTTATGTTACGAACGGTGTACACTTCCCGACTTGGAGCGCTACCGAATGGAAACATCTCTATGCGGCTAACTTCGACGAAAACTTCTTGTACGATCAGTCTAACCCGAAGATTTGGGAAGCTATCTATAATGTGCCCGATGAAAAAATCTGGGAAACCCGTATGGCTTTGAAGAATAAGTTGATTGACTATGTTCGTAAGCAATACCGTGAAACTTGGTTGAAGAACCAGGGTGATCCTTCACGCATCGTTTCTCTGATGGATAAGATCAATCCCAATGCGTTGCTGATCGGTTTCGGTCGTCGTTTTGCTACTTACAAACGTGCTCACTTGCTGTTCACTGACCTCGACCGTCTGGCTAAGATTGTGAACAACCCTGACTATCCGGTACAGTTCCTGTTCACAGGTAAGGCTCATCCGCATGATGGAGCAGGTCAAGGTTTGATTAAAAGAATTATCGAAATTTCCCGTCGTCCGGAATTCCTGGGTAAGATTATCTTCCTGGAAAACTATGATATGCAGCTGGCTCGCCGTCTGGTATCCGGTGTAGATATCTGGTTGAATACTCCGACTCGTCCGCTCGAAGCATCCGGTACTTCCGGTGAGAAAGCGTTGATGAACGGTGTTGTAAACTTCTCCGTACTCGACGGTTGGTGGTTGGAAGGCTATCGTGAAGGTGCAGGTTGGGCGCTGACTGAAAAGCGTACTTACCAGAACCAGGAACATCAGGATCAGCTCGATGCAGCTACTATCTACAGCATCCTTGAAACAGAAATCCTGCCGTTGTATTATGCACGCAATAAGAAGGGATACTCTGAAGGTTGGGTAAAGACTATCAAGAATTCTATTGCACAGATTGCACCGCACTATACCATGAAACGTCAGTTGGACGACTATTATAGCAAGTTCTACACTAAGCTGGCTAAGCGTTTCAGCGCATTGTCTGCTAATGACAACGCCAAAGCAAAAGAAATTGCTGCTTGGAAAGAAGAAGTGGTGTCTAAGTGGGACAGTATTGAGGTAGTGTCTTATGACAAGTGTGAAGAATTGCTTCAAGCTACTATCGAAAGCGGTAAGGAATATACCATTACTTATGTAATCGATGAGAAAGGCTTGAATGATGCTATCGGTCTGGAACTGGTAACTACTTATACTGCCGGAGACGGTAAACAGCATGTTTATTCTGTTGAACCGTTCAGTGTAGTGAAGAAAGAGGGTAATCTTTATACTTTCCAGGTGAAACATAAATTAGAGAACGCAGGTAGCTTTAAAGTATCCTACCGTATGTTCCCGAAAAACTCTGACCTGCCTCACCGTCAGGACTTCTGCTACGTTCGTTGGTTCGTGTAA